Below is a genomic region from Henckelia pumila isolate YLH828 chromosome 3, ASM3356847v2, whole genome shotgun sequence.
aattttaatttgtgaaaatatttttttgttttgaaattaaatttaaaaatttttgttaatttttatttaataaattttaaattatataatttctgACGGGTCTAACGAGTCTAATCCAAAATAGACTCGCCGGATTCGTAGAACGGGCTCGGGTTTAGCCAAACCCGCTTGTTGCCCTCCCAAATTTTTTCATGTCCAAACACAGGAAtatgaaattcaaaattcaaatttgaactctttaaaaaaaataaaaaataataataataactccaATTTGAACATTGACAAGAACATAACGGACTATTTTGAGCATTATTGTACCAAACTAACATGTATTGGGGCCTGGGGGAGACTACTTCAAGACTTTCTAATTTACCAATTGAACAAAAAAACACAACCAAACATAAGAATTTGTAATAAATCCAAATAAAAATCGAATTACAACTTTATctttaatttgtttgaataaaaaAACCAAAACATTGCTAATTTTTTTGGGTATTATTATtaacatattatattatatacagAAAAACACAGGAAAGAAAAAAAACCTTCTCGTTGAAGTTGTAGGCTAGCTAAAACACAAACATAACAGCTACCAAGGAAGCTACGGAGGTGGTTACTATATTTTATTCAGTTCAACTCCAAAGCGTGTTGTCTTCAATTATCTTCCTTCTCCTTCGCCCACAAGAGTATTCACTCTCCCAATCgcgttgatttgattttgaaacGGACTATCATTTTTTAGCTCTGTTTGCTATGAGAGCAGAAATGCATTGATTGTGTTACTGTACGCAGggattgattttgcttttgttCTGGATTTCAATTTGTAATCTTTCGACGTAATCAGGGCTCTTCACTCATGGCTCGGACTGACAGCAGTAAAAACAGCTCATCGAACGAGCCTGAGGGTGCGGAGATCTTGTATTCAAAGGATAACGTGGCAATCCATCCTACGCGGTATGCTTCGGAGAGAATCAGAGGTCGGTTGAAGTTGATTAAGCAAGGGAGTTCTATTTTTATGGTATTCATCATTCTTTCTTATACTAGAGCAAAATAATGTTACTTTTGGTTTTAAGAATAGTAAGAATCTAAAGGAAGCTATGgtggaaaatattattttctcatCTACGAatgtattttgtattttgtCCCTGAAATAACCTTTTAATTGAATGCAGACATGGATTCCTTACAAAGGGCAAAACTCGGATGGTGGGTTGTCTGAGGAAGGTGTGATCTCAAGTAACTTCATGACtcacaatatttgcattttttaCTTGAAATGTTTATGCTTCCTACGATTTTGTGCAGATAAAAATCTATATTCCATTAGGGCAGTGCCATTTTCAGATATTCGGTCAATTCGAAGACACACTCCTACACTGGGTTGGCAATATGTTATAGTTGTTATGCAATCAGGTATCATTTTAGTCGTTACCCCTACCAATTCTTAACATTTGCAAGGGCATACTGTATGCTGATTGTTTAGGGCACGTGACATCCATTTTGCCTTTAACCTAGAGTAGAGAGATGATGGGAAGTTTCTGtcgaatgtttttttttttaaaatcatattcATATTATCATATTGTGACCTGCACATTTTTTTTAGAAACTGAATGAATCCCCAATATAACAGTTAATTAGATCCCCAGTATGTGTCATCAGTCACCCTAAAGCTTACTATAGGCAAGTCAAGCTTGCTAGCAAAATAGTTCATGGATACTTCTAGTTCTAATTTTTCATCCTGGACCTGCCTATTATAACATTAAATTCTTGTATTCATAGTCGTATCACTGTGTTTCCAATACCTACTATCATTGCGCCTTCCCCTTCAACTATAATCACCGTCCCCTCCGTCTTAACTCCTCATTTTAACATCACTTTGCTTCCATAAGATAGCTGCACTCGGTCAATAACTGACAAGAAAATCTAGTCAATTTATCGAATACTTTAATAACACATCACCAATTATAACAAGAACACAATAATTAATACTGTAAGGCTCCGTTTGGTTTCAGtgataggataaataatacataaataaataatataatgtaataaaaaataaataaaaaatgatagttaatatagtatttgattaatatattatagtttatttgatttgatttattaaattttatataaaaataataaattaccattttgtccttttaataataaaaaaatatgaataatattatttataaggggtaatgtagtaatttaaattcaattttaattgatataagataaataattaatgatttgattgatgtaaaaaaataattaatagatggataaataatatgacgagaagaaCGCGAAATTCGataagataagttatacatagattaataatataggCTACCAAACGGAGCCTAATAGCATAGTTAAAGTATCtttgaattaatattttattggaatcaaaatttaattaaccataaaatatttgtaaaaaaGATTATCTCATATTACCATCATCCTATTTTGTCAAGCATTAGGAAAGAACTGAAAGATCTTAATCATGTCCTCTGCAATTCCTTTTGCATTTTCTGACATTAGCTGTTTTGTCAACAAGTTCTTGGCTTTATCAGCCAAGTTGGGGTTTTTCTCTTTTGTATTTTTGCAGTCATATCCATGTTTTTCCTTGATTATAAATGTGAATAAATCCCGTAAAACCTTAATGTATGCATCATTTGCTGTAAATTGTTTTTTATCAGTCATCAACCAtcttcttttctgcttttgCTCAGaataaatattcttttatttaattctctcTGTTAGATTAGATGAGGTGTTAAAAGAACTTTATTatctttattgttttattttccCTTTTTATCTTAAGTTACTGAATTGCTGTTGGAGGGACATTTTACCATTCTACCGAGTGAAACTTTCTTGTTGGATCTTGTTACTTGGTTAACATTGCCATCGTGACATAAATTCACTGACCTCAATTTatattctctattgctttcaGGACTAGCTTTTCCTCCCCTATATTTCTATAGTGGAGGAGTGAGACAATTTCTGGCTACCATTAAGCAGCATGTTTTTCTTGTGAGGTAAATTTGCTGCAACTCTGTAATGAATGTAAAGTCGATCGCCTTATAAAACCAAAAACTTGTTAGCTATTTACCCAGATTCTATTTATTTGATTGGTGTTTTATTTCCAGGTCAGTTGAAGATGCCAATGTTTTTCTTGTGAATGATTTTCAAAATCCTCTCCAGGTAATTGAATAATTAGTTGCATAATTGGCAGATTATATAATAAGCTATGCATACAAGATAGGTTGGATTTGCTTTTTGCTTAATTTATAAGACATATATTGACGATTGATAGCTATGACATTGACCAATAATCGGGCTGATATTCATTGTCCACCTTTTCTTTCTCAGAGAACTCTCTCTTCTTTGGAACTTCCTAGGGCTGTTCCTGTTTCAAGTGTTACGTCCCCAACTCTTTTGGCTAGCGAACTTCCCTCTAGTGATGATCACGCTAAGGATGCTTCTAATAAAAGCTTTGGTAGTAGTTTTCGGGAAAATGGCAGGCAGAGACGGAAACATCATGATCCTGCTCGGGATCTATCAATTCAAGTGCTGGAGAAGTTCTCACTTGTTACCAGATTTGCTCGAGAAACAACTTCTCAGCTCTTTCGGGATGGTCGAGTTGATGGATTTTTTCCTATTGAGGAGAGGAAGCGTGATCAGTCTTCTCCGATGTATCACCCCAGCACATCTGATGATTCTGAAAAAGTTCCTGAAGTGCCTGTGTCATCTGATCCACTAGAGGTGCTTCATGGTTCATCCTTTTGAATGGTTCTCTATAACTTCAACTTTAGGGATGCTTGAAGTTATCAGTTGTTGATAACTAGTCCTCGATAATTAAGAAAAAAGTCTTTTACTGGTTCAAAAGTTCCATAAAAAGTATCTGGGTGGATTCCAAGAGGATGTAGTCATGTAGCTGTTGCTGTCTGTTTTCTGAATTTGTAAGCGGTTACATTTCGCTACAAGCTGCCAGCATCGAGTTAGTTAATGCATATTCAACCTGATGTGGTTATTGTCTCTGCTGTGGAAAAGAGGATTGATCGTAGAAACATACTGGGGAGTTCCATGGCTGTGGCATGCCTAATCTTGTTTTGGAATCGATAATCTTGGAATGATAATTGCCTTGAATACTGCCTATCAGATTAGAATGTCAAATTTGTTTTTCAATGTGGTTCCTACAAATCCAAATTATTTGAGTTTTGCTTAAAATCCCAGGTCAGAACCATCTAATTCAGGCCTTTGTCCTTTCTGCACAGAAAACCTCATCTAGGAAACAATCTTTCGGTGAAGAAACAGCAACCGATGTTGGAATATTTGAGCTTATCAATTTTAAGGAGGTATACAAAGGAGTTATACTGTCGAGCATCTCCTTTTACCTTTATGTTCTTTTATCACTTGAAACTGGAAGTACATTAGTTATATTTGTGGAAGTTACTAGTCGATCTAATCTGATATCTATACTAAGTTTATGCTTGCTGGCTTAATTTACTTGGTAAATCTTGAATCTGAAACCCCCCTCTCTTTATTGGCAATGGAGGTATTGGCTCTGACTAATTCTCAATTTAGTGTGGTGGCTTGAAAGTGTTTATTAAGTATTAGTTTTGAGGAATCCTCTGGAACATCCATGGTGATCATGGACAAACCTGAATTATATTTAGAACAGATTTCTGTGAACAAAGTAATTCACTCACCGATTTAAAATCCcattgaaacaagctccattGTATTTATCATGGTTGAACCTGAAATGTTTTTACATCTGActtatatgaaaaaaaatatccaTTTTCCTATTTAAAATGCATTAAAGCTGGAGCCAGTATATTTGGATCTTTGGATATCCTTTGCTTTCTTTGGATGCCACGCCCCTTCCCCTGCTGCTTACCCAATGGATTCAGAAATTGATTTATGAATTAGGATACCTGACAAACAATAAAAGCAAGTTCGCATGAACTAATTGGCAATTTTCTTGCAACTTGACTTTCTAAGGCCCTATCTTATTTCCATGTAATATTTCAAATATTATGTCTGTTTGCATTGGGATGGTGTAAACTCCTTGTCTCGTTTGACCAAATAAATAATTCTTCATTTTGATTATCCTCATTTTCTATTAAGTGCTAGGTGATTTAACGTTCTATCTGTTGCGGCCTTTGAATTTATTGCTTTGTTTATCTCTTAAAGAGGACCAATCTTACTTTTTCAAATAGCAATAAGATGTGAACCAATATATTTCTTCCCTTGGCAGTTTGATAAATTATCGCTTGTGTGGGGAAAACCACGGCAGCCACCTTTGGGACATGAAGAGGTAAAATGATGTTTTGAACTTCACTTGTGCACAAAATGTTAACGCTATTTGGTTGTTACAAAAGCAGGGTGTTGCAGCAGTTTTTTCTACTATATTGTCTTTCATTCGTGCTTTGGTTATTGATTATTGATTACACATTTATCAAGAGCTGATTCATGACTGAAACTGGTACATGAAAAATGATATTTGTCAATGACTGAAGTTACAGAAGAACTTTGGTAGCAAATGTATTGGGATTGACAACTGGAAATTGCCAGGTTGGGATCAGGTAGATGGGTTTCCAGGTTGAGTTTTGGGTGGAATAAAATGAATTCAAGGCACCTGTTCCTTGACACTTATTTGCCTGTGTTTGGATCAAATCTTGAAAAACCAAGATGTGACAAAATTTAGGGCCTGGCAGTGCAAGAATCAATTGAAGTGTTATTTGCAAGCTCATTCAAGCAGGTTTAGCAGTTGTCTTCAGTATCTTAGATGCCCATTAGAGGCCCTGTGCTGTTTGGTGCATCTTTCACCATTTTAGCCCGTCTtctatcttaattgaatttcttACCTTTCTTTTATAAGAAATGCCCCTGAGACGTGTTTTTTTCCTTTAAAGGACTTCTATTTTTGGTGGTTAACCACATCTTGGGAAGAACTTCAGTCCTCAAACTTGTGCTTATTGGGATGGATGTTTGAGTGAACCTTTTACCATTTGAAAACTTCTTTCCTTgtttaaacaatttttttttttatatatctaACCCAATTTATCTTTCATAAATTGTCAATTTAAATGTTACTCCAATTTCTGAAACAATCACTCAAAaacaaactaaaaaaaattcacttttTTTCTCTCTCTGGCTGCTACCAACTAATTATTGCATTATTTTGCTATTTTATATAGTTTTTGCATGACACCACTTCGTTAATTGTCAaataaactaattttttttatccaaaTACCATTTCAAAACTATTATGAAACtcctcaaaaaatttaaattgaaaGCTGACTGAAGCCCAACCTAAAGCTGCCTTCTTTTTTTGTAAAACCATGAAATAGAAATACATTGTTTCACATATAGTAAGggggaaaataaaaaaataagaaaagaggAAATAAAGGGTGAGATGTATTAGGGTGTTTATGACTCCGTCTTGTTTTCGGTTGATCCTCTAAAATATGCAGTGATGTTTTTTGTCCTTAGTTAACTTGTTTATTCTCAACATTGACATGGACAATAAGTCTACTAGAGCAATTGCTTATAACATGAATATTATGTCTGGTTCAAATTGAATATATGCACTTGCAGTGGACTACCTTCTTGGATTTAAAAGGGAGAATAGTGGATTCAGAAGCATTGAGAAAGAGAATCTTCTATGGGGGCATGGAGCACAATATGCGAAAGAGGGTATTGTTCATCGGTTGAGATTTTGGTTTTGATGTTGGAGGACTTTATGTTTGTGAATTGATAGATTTAGCTTTTTCTCCCCCGTTATGATGTCACTTACCTTGTAATTTACAGGTTTGGAAATTTTTATTAGGTTATCACTCATATGATTCGACACATGCAGAGAGGGAATACCTTGTATCTGTTAAAAAGTCAGAGTATGAAACATTAAAAAGACAGTGGCAGGTCTGTGGATAATGTTTTCTTTGTTACGTATGTTTCATGACTAATCTTGGTAATACTGTTGATTTTTTGTTCAATTATCTGGTTGCAAATTATTTTGCTTTTCCTTTTTTGCAGTGTATATTTAAAAATGAAACTTTTTGAGTTCTTTTCTTATTCAATTGAGAAATTTCAGCACACTGTATAATGAATTTATCATTTTGTATTGTTTAACCGTGAAAAGGGAATACCTGTTGTCGAATGCAAGTTATCCTTTTAAGCCTGAATAAGGACAACTTTTACAACatcaagatgtaatgcataagCAAAGTCTTTTGACAACTCCTCTCGAGACAGTAAAAAGAAATTCCCTTCCTGATATTTTAGACCTCTTAGAGGAGGTCATTCAAtatggtagagagttaatacaAGTGGAGATCTTGGCTTCGTCTTCACCACTATTTTACTAAAAAAAACACTTGTGCTCTAGCCTTTTTTAAAGTCTTCCACCTGCTCAATCCGGGATGCATTAGATATATAATGGTCTTACATTTATAACGGTTTGAGCTTGTTAAAGACTTGGCTATTCAACTATGAGGTAAATGCTGATATGGTGTGCTAATATCAACTTCTCTACAGGTTTTTGTGTTGTATTAATCATGCTGGGAACATTTTAGCTTGACCTAGATATTTAGAGTGAGTGTTTTGTAAAATAAGATACATCATGTAATGTGAAAATTTCAGTGAGGCATCTTCCCAAAAATGGAAGTGAAGTTTCTTGACTGAGATCTAAAAGGAAGCATTTGGAATAATGTTTGGAATTTATTGTGTCTAATGGTTTTTATGACTTATATCGCATTTGGAATAATGTTTGGAATTTATTATGTCTAATGGTTTTTATGACTTATATCCTGCACTTTTAGTTGCGATCTCTCTGATGAGTTTACTTCTATTTTTTGCAGAGCATTTCGCCAGAGCAGGCAAAAAGATTTACTAAATTCAGGGAGAGGAAAGGTCTTATCGATAAGGATGTGGTACACTCTACTAGCACATTTCATTGCTTATATATGCATTCTTAGATCATGATGCTtgacaaaattaataaaattataatgttTTTCTGATTTTATTTTCCATTTCCAGGTGAGGACTGACAGGTCGCTCTCATTTTATGACGGGGATGATAATTCCAACGTGTGTCTGTTACGTGACATTCTGTTGACGTATTCATTTTATAATTTTGATCTTGGGTATTGTCAGGTAGCCAAACTTTAAGTCTCATAAATTTGACAAGTGCTTGTGAAGCACACTTCTCTATTTGACTATTTCCATGGTCATTGCCTCTGTTTGCTTGCTAGCTAATGCTTTTTTTCCCTAGGGCATGAGTGATCTTCTCTCTCCCATTGTGTATGTCATGAGGGATGAATCAGAATCCTTTTGGTGCTTTGTTTCCCTTATGGAACGCCTAGGACCCAATTTCAATCGTGACCAAAGTGGGATGCATTCTCAACTTTTTGCATTGTCAAAGGTTCTTTCTCTGTTACTATTTATAGCTTTTCATCTCTGTGCATTTTGTGTACTTGATTGTGTTATGGGAAGTggatctattattattttttgttggtTTATCTCATTGTTGTCGCAAACTTGTTGATTTTGATTGTCAGAATGTGACAGATTTCGACTTTACCTTGACATTGGTATTGGTTGTAATTTTCCCAAAAAATTTTCATGTCCATTATCAATGTTGTGCTCACATGatcatttgaaattttgtgCTGGAAACCACAAAACTGCACTTTTTTATCGTTTTTTTATAATTCAGAGTCATCCTACTCACTGTCGTAAATGGTGGTAGgcggttgaaattttttttacttcttTTTTTATACGTAATTATATACAATCATGCATTGCAATTGCAAATAGTAATTATTCTTCATGTAACATATGCAATTAAATTATGTTTATGCATATATAAGCTTGATACAATACAATACCATTTGTACAAGGtgcaaataaatataattaataaatattcatCACCATATTAATACTAAAGATTCATACAATACgaattataaaatacaatttattaaaaatatacagGAACTAAACTAGTGGGCTGCTGGCGACAGCGACGGGCGGTTCGAGGCTGAAGAAGGGGCGGGGGTTGTGGGTGGACTGGACTGGTTATTATGTTTGGAAGAGAAAGTGTACAAGTGTATTAATAATtacagtttttttaaaatttgttgacTTCGACCGCCTCGTGCACCCCTGCTCATCTTCTACTGTGCATAGAACCGCCTAAGACTAAGGCGGTGTGGTTGACGGCCACCTCGCGGCTAGACGCCCATTTAAAACACTGATCCTACTGGATGCTTTTAATTGGAGCTGTTCCTTTTGCCTTTCAGTACTTATCTTGGTCACCGCAAGCTTTTTTCCACATAAGTAACATATTTCTTTTTATATCATGCAGCTGGTCGAGTTGTTAGACAGCCCATTGCACAACTACTTTCAGCAGAATGACTGCTTGAATTATTTCTTCTGTTTCCGTTGGATTCTTATACAATTTAAGAGGCAAGTGAGACTGCTGCTTTTTTCTCATCTCATCTCATCTCTATCTCATCTCAGATTTTTTGATTTGTTGTTTAACCTTATGAAATGTTCTGGATGCAAATCATAACGTTTTTAGTTTTTGCATCTAGTTCTAGTACTTAACATAGAAAATTAAAACAATACCACGGTTAGCAGCTAACGTGAAAATAATGGGCATTTGATTTTAAACTACCATCGGGTtactattttgtttttcttaaaTTATTTCCTCAAGCAAGAATTAAATGTGGCATAAAAAACACATAGGTTGATTTTGTGAATTCTCACCTAAGCAGTGTTATAAAAATCGGCCTAGGCGGCACCGGTGATCGCACCGAAAAAGTGCTAGTCGGCCAGCCTAGGCGGGACTAGGCAGGCTCTAGGAGGCCCTAGGtggaaatgatttttttttttggcttttaAATCATAAGCCTAACAAAAAactgataaaaaaattttattactcTTCCACGAAAACCCTGTCAACGTCGTGTCCAAggagaagagaaaaaaaatatggagAATGATAAGTTGAGAAATTTATGGAGAAGAAGTAGAGTAAATTTGTGGAATTTTATTAGTCACGTGATTTTTaactcattttaaatttgatgttATCGTGTTGGAGTTATAATATCTGATTAATTATGTTATACCGTGGAATCCACCTAGTGGCGCCTAGTCCCCGCTTAGGCGCTAGGCGAATGTTATACCGTGGAATCCGCCTGGCGCCGCCTAGGCGCTAGGCGCTGGTCTGGCGAATTTTAGaagcggcgccaggcgctggtCTGGCGA
It encodes:
- the LOC140886086 gene encoding uncharacterized protein isoform X2, which gives rise to MLRRESETWIPYKGQNSDGGLSEEDKNLYSIRAVPFSDIRSIRRHTPTLGWQYVIVVMQSGLAFPPLYFYSGGVRQFLATIKQHVFLVRSVEDANVFLVNDFQNPLQRTLSSLELPRAVPVSSVTSPTLLASELPSSDDHAKDASNKSFGSSFRENGRQRRKHHDPARDLSIQVLEKFSLVTRFARETTSQLFRDGRVDGFFPIEERKRDQSSPMYHPSTSDDSEKVPEVPVSSDPLEKTSSRKQSFGEETATDVGIFELINFKEFDKLSLVWGKPRQPPLGHEEWTTFLDLKGRIVDSEALRKRIFYGGMEHNMRKRVWKFLLGYHSYDSTHAEREYLVSVKKSEYETLKRQWQSISPEQAKRFTKFRERKGLIDKDVVRTDRSLSFYDGDDNSNVCLLRDILLTYSFYNFDLGYCQGMSDLLSPIVYVMRDESESFWCFVSLMERLGPNFNRDQSGMHSQLFALSKLVELLDSPLHNYFQQNDCLNYFFCFRWILIQFKREFEYEKTMRLWEVLWTHYLSEHLHLYVCVAILKRYQNKIIGEQMDFDSLLKFINELSGHIDLDAILRDAEALCICAGENGAACIPPGTPPSLPIEDASTYHQQDDDIL
- the LOC140886086 gene encoding uncharacterized protein isoform X1 translates to MARTDSSKNSSSNEPEGAEILYSKDNVAIHPTRYASERIRGRLKLIKQGSSIFMTWIPYKGQNSDGGLSEEDKNLYSIRAVPFSDIRSIRRHTPTLGWQYVIVVMQSGLAFPPLYFYSGGVRQFLATIKQHVFLVRSVEDANVFLVNDFQNPLQRTLSSLELPRAVPVSSVTSPTLLASELPSSDDHAKDASNKSFGSSFRENGRQRRKHHDPARDLSIQVLEKFSLVTRFARETTSQLFRDGRVDGFFPIEERKRDQSSPMYHPSTSDDSEKVPEVPVSSDPLEKTSSRKQSFGEETATDVGIFELINFKEFDKLSLVWGKPRQPPLGHEEWTTFLDLKGRIVDSEALRKRIFYGGMEHNMRKRVWKFLLGYHSYDSTHAEREYLVSVKKSEYETLKRQWQSISPEQAKRFTKFRERKGLIDKDVVRTDRSLSFYDGDDNSNVCLLRDILLTYSFYNFDLGYCQGMSDLLSPIVYVMRDESESFWCFVSLMERLGPNFNRDQSGMHSQLFALSKLVELLDSPLHNYFQQNDCLNYFFCFRWILIQFKREFEYEKTMRLWEVLWTHYLSEHLHLYVCVAILKRYQNKIIGEQMDFDSLLKFINELSGHIDLDAILRDAEALCICAGENGAACIPPGTPPSLPIEDASTYHQQDDDIL